A single window of Aspergillus puulaauensis MK2 DNA, chromosome 5, nearly complete sequence DNA harbors:
- a CDS encoding uncharacterized protein (COG:L;~EggNog:ENOG410PI7H;~InterPro:IPR022698;~PFAM:PF12013;~antiSMASH:Cluster_5.11): MEHQFFQRIPSLQIIICRCCKYGVHPKEVAAHLRVKHSIKPQECTQVAEAIQQWDNVMQEPHAVQIPRMLQNPLPGIELYMNGMQCQQDPEHCQYITTHIKSMRKHWQQVHGWTQHRHSGFVSRQEREQGMASFQQSFRMVAWQQVFPSRKNSHLVHIRSCDPEPVEPPTPSTDREAMVAEIKAQAAADDEAAANQVIQAGELQDANPWLRRTRWARYLAEVHPQDLLDVVATPGADEMDETSQAMRVIWDTMEQLARRSQRTVQHCGSGIRMAAICTMPGQTPHTPLQAYMDEKSIQDHVRPWQQILIFIARTQTQWPWQGKEPRYIMTSRQRKTWQRLWQAAMQVVHGAVASPSRTTAAPAPIPWRIQLRRVPGSGLGLPGLS; encoded by the coding sequence ATGGAACATCAATTTTTTCAAAGGATCCCTAGTTTACAGATTATCATATGTCGTTGCTGCAAATATGGTGTGCACCCCAAGGAGGTAGCCGCGCATCTGCGGGTTAAGCATTCcatcaagccccaggagtGTACGCAGGTGGCCGAGGCAATCCAGCAGTGGGATAATGTGATGCAGGAACCCCACGCTGTCCAGATCCcccggatgctgcagaatccaTTACCCGGGATTGAACTGTACATGAACGGCATGCAGTGCCAGCAGGACCCCGAACATTGCCAGTACATCACCACCCATATCAAAAGTATGCGGAAACACTGGCAGCAGGTCCATGGATGgacccagcatcgccatagCGGGTTTGTCAGTCGCCAGGAGCGGGAACAGGGCATGGCTAGTTTCCAGCAGTCATTCCGCATGGTAGCATGGCAGCAGGTATTCCCATCGCGGAAGAACTCCCATTTAGTGCATATTCGATCCTGCGACCCCGAGCCCGTGGAAccacccacccccagcactgaccgggaggccatggtagccgagatcaaggcccaggcagcAGCTGATGACGAGGCCGCTGCTAACCAGGTGATCCAGGCcggggagctgcaggatgctaacccatggctgcggcggacccGGTGGGCGCGGTATCTGGCTGAGGTACACCCGCAGGACCTTCTGGACGTGGTGGCCACGCCGGGagcagacgagatggacgagaccagccaggccatGCGGGTGATCTGGGATACTATGGAACAGTTagcccgccgcagccagcggaCCGTGCAGCACTGCGGGAGCGGGATCCGCATGGCCGCGATCTGCACCATGCCGGGGCAGACCCCCCACACGCCGCTGCAGGCGTACATGGATGAAAAGAGCATCCAGGACCATGtgcggccatggcagcagatattaatattcatCGCGCGcacccagacccagtggCCATGGCAGGGGAAGGAGCCCCGATATATCATGACCAGCCGGCAGCGGAAGACCTGGCAACGGCTGTGGCAGGCGGccatgcaggtggtgcaTGGGGCTGTGGCATCCCCGTCCCGGACGACAGCCgcgccagccccgatcccATGGAGGATCCAGCTGAGGAGAGTTCCGGGTTCAGGGTTAGGGTTGCCGGGTTTGTCATGA